From Halapricum desulfuricans, a single genomic window includes:
- a CDS encoding ABC transporter substrate-binding protein, whose protein sequence is MTPRETRISRRAYLAGATTATVGLAGCSVLGSDSGDLTVAHMPIFPDLQYFVMDDQGYFDDIDRTVNGEEFTDGPSIIKAYSGGDIDIAMFGIVPAMILIDRGLPAKVTATNIKEPMAILTHEEFGPLWDEHGSDAFDVWREQRGEPFQFGTFPQGSVPDILLRYWLDQEGVDPESDVQITEINGANAVWQAIANDEIDGTSIMEPVPTRVAEESVPYETFRTAAQIMPGQPAAVTLMSDEIRDTDVATQFLDAHVRATEYIQDNPEPTADIVESGIGLDSDRALSALQGPLSNFVTDPREIENGTEIFSEFAARTGKLDQQLSLEEIFDYSVYEAL, encoded by the coding sequence ATGACGCCACGAGAGACTCGGATATCGCGACGGGCGTATCTCGCGGGAGCGACGACGGCGACTGTGGGGCTCGCTGGCTGCTCCGTCCTCGGCAGTGACAGCGGCGATCTGACCGTCGCACATATGCCGATATTCCCCGACTTGCAGTACTTCGTGATGGACGATCAGGGGTATTTCGACGACATCGACCGGACGGTCAACGGCGAGGAGTTCACCGACGGCCCGTCGATCATCAAGGCCTACAGCGGCGGCGACATCGACATCGCGATGTTCGGTATCGTCCCGGCGATGATTCTCATCGACCGGGGGCTGCCTGCGAAGGTGACGGCGACGAACATCAAGGAGCCGATGGCGATTCTCACCCACGAGGAGTTCGGCCCGCTGTGGGACGAACACGGTAGCGACGCCTTCGACGTCTGGCGCGAGCAGCGTGGCGAGCCGTTCCAGTTCGGCACGTTCCCGCAGGGGTCGGTGCCCGACATCCTACTGCGCTACTGGCTCGACCAAGAGGGCGTCGATCCCGAGAGCGACGTCCAGATCACCGAGATAAACGGCGCGAACGCCGTCTGGCAGGCGATCGCCAACGACGAAATCGACGGCACGTCGATCATGGAGCCGGTACCGACCCGCGTCGCCGAGGAGTCGGTCCCCTACGAGACCTTCAGGACGGCCGCCCAGATCATGCCCGGCCAGCCCGCGGCCGTGACGCTGATGAGCGACGAGATCCGCGACACCGACGTCGCGACGCAGTTCCTCGACGCCCACGTCCGGGCGACTGAGTACATTCAGGACAACCCCGAGCCGACGGCCGACATCGTCGAGAGCGGGATCGGATTAGACTCCGATCGGGCGCTGTCGGCCCTGCAGGGGCCGCTGTCGAACTTCGTCACCGACCCGCGCGAGATCGAGAACGGGACGGAGATCTTCTCTGAGTTCGCCGCTCGCACGGGCAAACTCGACCAGCAACTGTCCCTCGAGGAGATCTTCGATTACAGCGTCTACGAGGCGCTCTAA
- a CDS encoding ABC transporter permease, producing MATDVSNELERTDNLGPIVEAIDPRRLLLGLLGLAGFVGLWWFGSTLQPAYILPSPLAVAVTVQSEIASGTMQTALLDSVVHWLPGTVVGTTLGVAAGVALGWSRVLDEALTPVVRVLRPVPPLALIGFAIAWFGIGHAGAAFIIAIGAFWINFYAAYGGVEGVSDDLLDVARSLGVERQIGLVRAVVLPASLPEIMTGIRTGIGRCWMLVVAAEIFGAPGIGRQIFRSANSLQVDRVIAYILVLSVMFLLVDTAFRLLQRRVLSWR from the coding sequence ATGGCAACCGACGTCAGCAACGAACTCGAACGGACCGACAATCTCGGACCGATCGTCGAGGCTATCGATCCCAGGCGGCTGCTGTTGGGGCTACTCGGACTCGCCGGGTTCGTCGGTCTCTGGTGGTTCGGATCGACGCTCCAGCCCGCGTACATTCTCCCGTCGCCGCTGGCGGTCGCCGTGACTGTCCAGTCGGAGATCGCGTCCGGGACGATGCAGACCGCGCTGCTCGACAGCGTCGTCCACTGGCTCCCGGGGACGGTCGTGGGCACCACGCTCGGCGTCGCTGCCGGCGTCGCCCTCGGCTGGAGTCGGGTGCTGGACGAGGCGCTGACGCCAGTCGTCCGGGTGCTCCGGCCGGTCCCACCGCTGGCGCTGATCGGCTTCGCGATCGCGTGGTTCGGGATCGGGCACGCCGGCGCGGCGTTCATCATCGCGATCGGCGCGTTCTGGATCAACTTCTACGCTGCCTACGGCGGCGTCGAGGGCGTCTCCGACGACCTGCTCGACGTCGCTCGCAGTCTGGGCGTCGAGCGTCAGATCGGTCTCGTTCGGGCGGTCGTCCTGCCGGCGTCGCTGCCCGAGATCATGACCGGGATTCGGACGGGTATCGGTCGCTGCTGGATGCTCGTCGTCGCGGCGGAGATCTTCGGCGCGCCGGGGATCGGCCGCCAGATATTCCGGTCGGCCAACTCCCTGCAGGTCGATCGCGTGATCGCGTACATCCTCGTGTTGAGCGTGATGTTCCTGCTGGTCGATACCGCGTTCCGACTGCTCCAGCGGAGGGTCCTGTCATGGCGGTAG
- a CDS encoding ABC transporter ATP-binding protein encodes MAVGADANRVTVEDVSMVYDGSNGPVEALRKVSFDVEPGEFVTIVGPSGCGKTTLFRIIAGLQTPTEGAVRLDGDPIDGPGPELGIVFQEYHLFPWRTVAGNVGFGLEQTGMPTDQRRERVGELLELVGLEGFADSYPKDLSGGMKQRVALARALAPDPDLLLMDEPFGAVDAQTRTMLQAELLDIWEATGKTVLFVTHDIEEAVKLGDRVVVMDREPGRVQEVLDIDLERPRSRSDRAFGRYYEEILDRIG; translated from the coding sequence ATGGCGGTAGGTGCCGACGCGAATCGCGTCACTGTCGAGGACGTCTCGATGGTCTACGACGGCTCGAACGGTCCCGTCGAAGCACTGCGGAAGGTGTCCTTTGACGTCGAGCCCGGCGAGTTCGTGACGATCGTCGGCCCCTCCGGCTGTGGGAAGACGACGCTCTTTCGGATCATCGCCGGGCTACAGACGCCCACCGAGGGTGCAGTTCGGCTGGACGGCGACCCCATCGACGGCCCTGGCCCGGAACTGGGGATCGTCTTCCAGGAGTACCACCTCTTCCCGTGGCGGACGGTCGCCGGCAACGTCGGGTTCGGGCTCGAACAGACCGGCATGCCGACGGACCAGCGGCGCGAGCGGGTGGGAGAACTACTGGAACTGGTCGGGCTCGAGGGGTTCGCCGACAGCTACCCGAAGGACCTCTCCGGCGGGATGAAACAGCGCGTCGCGCTCGCTCGCGCGCTGGCTCCCGATCCCGACCTGCTGCTCATGGACGAGCCGTTCGGCGCCGTCGACGCCCAGACCCGGACGATGCTACAGGCGGAACTGCTCGACATCTGGGAAGCAACCGGCAAGACCGTACTCTTTGTCACCCACGATATCGAGGAAGCGGTCAAACTCGGTGACAGAGTCGTCGTGATGGACAGAGAACCGGGTCGTGTCCAAGAGGTCCTCGATATCGATCTCGAACGGCCGCGTTCGCGCTCCGATCGCGCCTTCGGTCGCTACTACGAGGAGATCCTCGACCGAATCGGGTAG
- a CDS encoding nucleotidyltransferase domain-containing protein — protein MSEEAKQQLAVCIDVHPSGDTDIFRIRAADEVLHFLADAHETEFTIPELVDATAAARSTVWRAVDLLDALGVVRIRETPQRNYVSIDPGRLQKDDPVLAVEQIEFHDPIRAFVDRVRDSIDDSDEISDLIGIVVFGSVARGEADRQSDIDLFVVVDGDRTSARRLVTGVATDLAGERFDGHRFAFEPYVESVESAKRSGPKLREIFEEGITVVSSKQLQSIRKEVFAGE, from the coding sequence GTGTCCGAAGAAGCGAAACAACAACTGGCGGTCTGCATCGACGTTCATCCCTCAGGCGACACCGATATCTTCCGGATCAGAGCGGCTGATGAGGTACTCCATTTCCTCGCCGATGCCCACGAGACGGAGTTCACCATTCCCGAACTCGTGGACGCGACGGCAGCCGCTCGCTCGACAGTTTGGCGGGCCGTCGACCTGCTCGATGCGCTCGGCGTGGTTCGAATCCGCGAGACGCCACAGCGCAACTACGTCTCGATCGATCCCGGGCGACTGCAGAAGGACGATCCAGTCCTCGCGGTCGAGCAGATCGAGTTCCACGACCCGATCAGAGCGTTCGTCGATCGTGTCCGCGACAGTATCGACGACAGCGACGAGATCTCAGATCTAATCGGTATCGTCGTCTTCGGGAGCGTTGCTCGGGGTGAGGCGGACAGACAGAGCGATATCGACCTATTCGTCGTCGTCGACGGCGACCGGACGAGCGCTCGCCGGCTCGTAACGGGGGTCGCAACCGATCTCGCTGGAGAGCGATTCGACGGCCACAGGTTTGCTTTCGAGCCGTACGTTGAGTCGGTCGAAAGCGCGAAGCGCTCTGGACCGAAGCTCAGAGAGATATTCGAGGAGGGAATCACAGTGGTCAGTAGCAAGCAACTGCAGTCGATACGAAAGGAGGTGTTCGCGGGTGAGTAG
- a CDS encoding NifB/NifX family molybdenum-iron cluster-binding protein, with protein sequence MQVCVPTRGDGGLDADVSHHFGRAPTYTVYDTETGSVEVHDNDSDHRGGSGSPPETVADTGADALVCVHVGARASDQFHAMDFPIYCGADGTVREAVQRFQDDDLERELPGEDNCRDDHDHDGHGHNHEHDGGDKQ encoded by the coding sequence ATGCAAGTCTGTGTGCCGACTCGCGGCGACGGGGGGCTCGACGCTGACGTGTCACACCACTTCGGTCGGGCGCCGACCTACACGGTCTACGATACCGAGACCGGATCCGTCGAAGTGCACGACAACGATAGCGACCATCGCGGCGGAAGCGGCTCACCGCCGGAGACAGTCGCCGATACCGGCGCCGACGCGCTCGTCTGTGTCCACGTCGGCGCGCGAGCGAGCGACCAGTTCCACGCGATGGACTTTCCCATTTACTGTGGTGCTGACGGAACTGTCCGAGAGGCAGTGCAGCGTTTCCAGGACGACGACCTGGAGCGGGAACTTCCAGGGGAGGACAACTGCAGAGACGACCACGATCACGACGGCCACGGCCACAATCACGAACACGATGGTGGTGACAAGCAATGA
- a CDS encoding MBL fold metallo-hydrolase, translating to MTRVTILSDNEVGGSRPKGLRAEWGFAADVGGVLFDTGQTGIAADNADKLGLGPYETLVLSHGHYDHTKGLPAFVDDAEEIYVHPDAFEPKYHGVESIGLPYTREWIESHATVNTHRDPVEITDRIYALGEIPRRYPDSSTGEIRDTDGTSRPDPVHDDQPLVVTGEGGLGLVLGCCHAGLRNTIEHAEDVFDRPVQTVLGGTHLRSPDPDELDEIVAWVAERVERIAPTHCTGHDARRKLEDAFGEDYERVGVGSTVEL from the coding sequence ATGACGCGGGTGACGATCCTCTCCGATAACGAGGTGGGCGGTTCCCGCCCCAAGGGACTGCGAGCCGAGTGGGGCTTTGCCGCCGATGTCGGTGGCGTCCTCTTCGATACCGGACAGACTGGTATCGCGGCCGACAACGCCGACAAACTCGGGTTGGGGCCATACGAAACGCTCGTCCTCAGTCACGGCCACTACGACCACACGAAGGGGCTGCCGGCGTTCGTCGACGACGCAGAGGAGATCTACGTCCACCCGGACGCGTTCGAGCCGAAATATCACGGCGTGGAGTCCATCGGGCTGCCGTACACCCGCGAATGGATCGAGTCCCACGCGACAGTCAACACGCACCGCGATCCGGTCGAAATAACCGATAGGATTTATGCCCTCGGCGAGATCCCGCGGCGCTATCCCGACAGTTCGACGGGCGAGATCCGCGATACCGATGGGACATCTCGGCCAGACCCGGTCCACGACGATCAGCCACTAGTCGTGACAGGTGAGGGGGGGCTTGGTCTGGTCCTCGGGTGTTGTCACGCCGGACTCCGGAACACGATCGAGCACGCCGAAGACGTGTTCGACCGTCCCGTGCAGACTGTCCTCGGAGGGACGCACCTCCGTTCGCCCGACCCCGACGAACTCGACGAAATCGTCGCGTGGGTCGCCGAACGCGTCGAACGGATCGCACCCACGCACTGTACCGGCCACGACGCCCGCCGAAAGCTCGAAGACGCCTTTGGCGAGGACTACGAGCGCGTCGGCGTCGGCTCGACGGTCGAGCTGTGA
- a CDS encoding FaeA/PapI family transcriptional regulator, with amino-acid sequence MAPRHGNGGKAGTGQSNRRGGCGGGAGGKHRERRRDRVRDEDGQFVETVDGETVLSVFEAVAGPVVTTTDVSDVLGVSTESARQKLNDLVGGGKLRRRKTGRTVVYWRVE; translated from the coding sequence ATGGCACCCAGACACGGAAACGGCGGCAAGGCGGGCACTGGACAGTCGAACCGACGTGGCGGCTGCGGCGGTGGAGCCGGCGGAAAGCACCGCGAGCGACGACGCGATCGTGTCCGCGACGAGGACGGACAGTTCGTCGAGACGGTCGACGGGGAGACCGTGCTGAGCGTCTTCGAGGCCGTCGCCGGACCGGTCGTCACGACGACGGACGTCTCGGACGTGCTCGGCGTGAGCACCGAGTCGGCCCGCCAGAAGCTCAACGACCTCGTCGGGGGCGGAAAACTCCGGCGGCGCAAGACCGGCCGGACGGTCGTCTACTGGCGGGTCGAATGA
- a CDS encoding metal-dependent transcriptional regulator has translation MTEYPPAIDTELPVSPGEGRYLCGLLYRTLLDEPPIGNGELAEYLGVSGASVSEMIDAFDEAGLVEYEPYRGATLTDDGERLAREILWRRCVVSRFFERISGVELADDQAYKIGCLLDEADVEALARQADQPCRIRCRADSAEDCAELAV, from the coding sequence ATGACCGAGTATCCGCCGGCGATCGACACGGAACTGCCGGTCAGTCCCGGTGAAGGCCGGTATCTCTGCGGACTGCTGTACCGGACACTGCTGGACGAACCGCCGATCGGCAACGGGGAACTCGCGGAGTACCTCGGCGTGAGCGGCGCCAGCGTCTCCGAGATGATCGACGCGTTCGACGAGGCCGGCCTCGTCGAGTACGAGCCCTACCGAGGTGCCACGCTGACCGACGACGGCGAGCGACTCGCCCGGGAGATTCTCTGGCGACGCTGTGTCGTCAGTCGGTTCTTCGAGCGCATCAGCGGTGTCGAGCTGGCGGACGACCAGGCGTACAAGATCGGCTGTCTCCTGGACGAAGCGGATGTCGAAGCCCTTGCTCGACAGGCCGACCAGCCCTGCCGAATCCGGTGTCGGGCCGACAGTGCCGAGGACTGCGCGGAGCTGGCTGTGTGA